GCCCGGAAGCTCCCTCACCAGGCGTTCACCGGCCCCGGTCGGGTCGTCGAGGCGCCCGCTCATGATGCGAGCGGCCTCCGCGGCGATTGTCTCGACGGGCTGCACGAAGACCGTGAGCTTGGGGCGGGTCACCTGCGCCAGCTCGAGGGCGTCGAAGCCGACGAGAGAGATGTCGTGGCCGAGGCGCAGGCCCGAATCGTTGATGGCGATCACCGCACCGACGGTCAGCTCGCTGTTGGCCGTGAAGACGGCGGTCGGGCGCACGTCCGCCGACAGCAGTCGCATCATGGCCGCGTACCCGTCGTTTACGGACAGGGGAGCTCGTTGGATGTGGTCGGACTGGATCTCCAGCCCCGATCCGGTCGTGGCCGCCAAGAATCCCTGGAGCCTTCCTTCGAGGCTCCACATCGTCGGCTCCCCGACGATCGCTCCCAGGGTTCGGTGGCCGTGGTCGATCAAATGCTGACCGGAGACCCTTCCGGCTTGGACGTTATCGAGGGAGACGGAGTCGGCGTCGAGTCCTGGAAGCCGCCAGTCGACGGTGACGACGGGAACCCCGGCCGCTACCGCCGAGGCCAGCGCCGACGAGTCGGACATTGCGGGAACGCTGATGATCCCGTCTACCCGGCGGCTCCGCAACAGGTCGACAGCGTCCACATTGGAGGGGGTGCCGTCGAACTCGTTCGAGGTGACGAGGACGCCGATCCCCTGGCCGCGCAGGTATTTCTCGATGCCGACCACGATGGACAAGTGGAAGTTGACCTGCAGGGACGGCAGCAGCACGCCGATCGAGCGCGTCGAACCGCGACGCAGACTGCTCGCGAAGACATTGGGGCGGTAGTCGAGTTCGGCGGCGGCGGTCTCGATCGCGCGACGGTTCTCCGCGAGAACGTTTTGCCCGTTGTAGAACTTCGAAATGGTCGCCAACGAGAGTCCCGTCACGCGCTGGATATCTTTGTACGTCGCGGCAGATCGCGGTTTCGTGCTCATCCTCGCTCCTTCGCGTCCTACACCCGGTCGCTTCTCCTCGAGATCGGACCTTGCCGGGAAGCCTACTTGGCATCGCTGGCATGCAATCGTTTCGTCGTGCGGAGCCGGGCTGCACGTTCCACCACCCGGTCGGCGCACCGTCGTCGCGCCTGCACACCAACACCGTAAAGGAGAGAAAATGACTTCTCACTCCGATCTTCCCGCCTGGGTTCGGGCTTCCAGCCTCGGGATCTTCGTGCATTGGGGCCCGTACTCCGTGCCGGCGTGGGCCGAGCCCACCGGCGCGTGGGGTGCGGTGCCCGAGGAGAAATGGTTCGCGCATAACGCCTATGCGGAGTGGTACGCGAACACCATGCGAATCCCCGGCTCCCCCGCCGCAGCGCATCAGGCGGAGCAGTACGGTGACCAGCCGTACGAGAACTTCCTCGACATGTGGGAGGTCGCCGAGTTCGAGCCCGCC
This portion of the Microbacterium hatanonis genome encodes:
- a CDS encoding LacI family DNA-binding transcriptional regulator; translated protein: MSTKPRSAATYKDIQRVTGLSLATISKFYNGQNVLAENRRAIETAAAELDYRPNVFASSLRRGSTRSIGVLLPSLQVNFHLSIVVGIEKYLRGQGIGVLVTSNEFDGTPSNVDAVDLLRSRRVDGIISVPAMSDSSALASAVAAGVPVVTVDWRLPGLDADSVSLDNVQAGRVSGQHLIDHGHRTLGAIVGEPTMWSLEGRLQGFLAATTGSGLEIQSDHIQRAPLSVNDGYAAMMRLLSADVRPTAVFTANSELTVGAVIAINDSGLRLGHDISLVGFDALELAQVTRPKLTVFVQPVETIAAEAARIMSGRLDDPTGAGERLVRELPGRLQIGGSVLARHE